Proteins found in one Crassostrea angulata isolate pt1a10 chromosome 3, ASM2561291v2, whole genome shotgun sequence genomic segment:
- the LOC128177998 gene encoding hemicentin-2-like isoform X1 — protein sequence MKILNRDTCFSAVVFILLTIFTRAFGSRHGVSGRYPIPKFMETDTNLTASAGDRAVLVCRVENLGTREIIWRKLPSVTPLTIGGYVYVNDVTISVEHARESEDWKLIISGAHSRHSGEYECQVPTADKQMRKQFYLTVTEKSDRFPHQSHSKEVIYISDRQHVNTDEPFEISCNATGDDFVPDNIDWFKNGQKLQSDVEKGVSIKFSVSMETKTIKSTFRVAHANMTDAGTYTCRTSNSLVESTSVVVLYATSKNSKRVIYPEQVHSPSSWANHLHSSPSCHLFISIIIVLLHMV from the exons CTTTCGGGTCACGTCACGGAGTTTCGGGCAGGTACCCGATCCCGAAGTTTATGGAGACGGACACCAATCTGACGGCGAGTGCTGGCGATAGGGCAGTGCTGGTCTGTAGGGTGGAGAATCTGGGGACCAGGGAG aTAATCTGGAGGAAGCTGCCCAGTGTGACGCCATTGACCATTGGTGGATATGTTTACGTCAACGATGTAACCATTTCTGTGGAGCATGCGCGGGAGTCAGAGGACTGGAAACTGATTATTTCCGGTGCACATTCCAGACACAGCGGGGAGTACGAGTGTCAAGTGCCCACTGCCGACAAACAGATGCGGAAGCAGTTCTACCTCACCGTTACAG AAAAATCCGATCGCTTTCCACATCAGTCTCATTCAAAAGAAG TCATCTACATATCTGACAGACAGCATGTAAATACGGACGAACCGTTCGAGATATCCTGCAATGCCACAGGAGATGACTTCGTTCCTGATAATATTGACTGGTTTAAAAATGGTCAAAAACTTCAGAGTGATGTCGAAAAAGGTGTCAGCATCAAATTTTCTGTGAGCATGGAAACCAAGACGATCAAGAGTACGTTTCGAGTCGCGCACGCGAACATGACCGATGCCGGAACCTACACGTGCCGCACGTCCAACAGTCTCGTGGAGTCCACATCAGTCGTTGTGCTGTATG CTACAAGCAAGAACAGCAAAAGAG TGATTTACCCAGAACAAGTACACTCGCCTTCGTCCTGGGCCAACCATCTTCATTCGTCGCCCTCTTGTCATCTGTTTATATCAATCATAATTGTTTTGTTACACATGGTGTGA
- the LOC128177998 gene encoding hemicentin-2-like isoform X2: MLLLQSLWIINTLILLTNSAFGSRHGVSGRYPIPKFMETDTNLTASAGDRAVLVCRVENLGTREIIWRKLPSVTPLTIGGYVYVNDVTISVEHARESEDWKLIISGAHSRHSGEYECQVPTADKQMRKQFYLTVTEKSDRFPHQSHSKEVIYISDRQHVNTDEPFEISCNATGDDFVPDNIDWFKNGQKLQSDVEKGVSIKFSVSMETKTIKSTFRVAHANMTDAGTYTCRTSNSLVESTSVVVLYATSKNSKRVIYPEQVHSPSSWANHLHSSPSCHLFISIIIVLLHMV; the protein is encoded by the exons CTTTCGGGTCACGTCACGGAGTTTCGGGCAGGTACCCGATCCCGAAGTTTATGGAGACGGACACCAATCTGACGGCGAGTGCTGGCGATAGGGCAGTGCTGGTCTGTAGGGTGGAGAATCTGGGGACCAGGGAG aTAATCTGGAGGAAGCTGCCCAGTGTGACGCCATTGACCATTGGTGGATATGTTTACGTCAACGATGTAACCATTTCTGTGGAGCATGCGCGGGAGTCAGAGGACTGGAAACTGATTATTTCCGGTGCACATTCCAGACACAGCGGGGAGTACGAGTGTCAAGTGCCCACTGCCGACAAACAGATGCGGAAGCAGTTCTACCTCACCGTTACAG AAAAATCCGATCGCTTTCCACATCAGTCTCATTCAAAAGAAG TCATCTACATATCTGACAGACAGCATGTAAATACGGACGAACCGTTCGAGATATCCTGCAATGCCACAGGAGATGACTTCGTTCCTGATAATATTGACTGGTTTAAAAATGGTCAAAAACTTCAGAGTGATGTCGAAAAAGGTGTCAGCATCAAATTTTCTGTGAGCATGGAAACCAAGACGATCAAGAGTACGTTTCGAGTCGCGCACGCGAACATGACCGATGCCGGAACCTACACGTGCCGCACGTCCAACAGTCTCGTGGAGTCCACATCAGTCGTTGTGCTGTATG CTACAAGCAAGAACAGCAAAAGAG TGATTTACCCAGAACAAGTACACTCGCCTTCGTCCTGGGCCAACCATCTTCATTCGTCGCCCTCTTGTCATCTGTTTATATCAATCATAATTGTTTTGTTACACATGGTGTGA